One window from the genome of Cervus elaphus chromosome 8, mCerEla1.1, whole genome shotgun sequence encodes:
- the AZIN2 gene encoding antizyme inhibitor 2 isoform X2, with the protein MELVQHIGVPASKIIYANPCKQIAHIKYAAKHGVRLLSFDNEMELAKVVKSHPRARMVLCVATEDSHSLSRLSLRFGASLKSCRHLLENAKRDHVEVVGVSFHIGSGCTDPQAYAQSIADARLVFEMGAELGHRMHILDLGGGFPGVEGAKVRFEEIASVINSALDLYFPEGCGVDILAKLGRYYVTSAFTLAVSIIAKKEVLLDQPGREEETGSAPKTIMYHLSEGVYGIFNSVLFDNTCPAPILQKKPSTDQPLYCSSLWGPAANGCDCIAEGLWLPQLHVGDWLVFENMGAYTVGMGSLLRGAQTCRITYAMSRVAWEALQGQLLPAEQDEDAEGMCKPLSCGWEITDTLCMGPVFTPASIM; encoded by the exons ATGGAGTTGGTCCAGCATATTGGTGTCCCTGCCAGTAAGATCATCTATGCCAATCCCTGTAAGCAAATTGCACACATCAAGTATGCTGCCAAGCACGGGGTCCGGCTGCTGAGCTTTGACAACGAGATGGAGCTGGCAAAGGTGGTAAAAAGCCACCCCAGGGCCAG GATGGTTCTCTGCGTTGCCACTGAGGACTCCCACTCTCTGAGCCGCCTGAGCCTCAGGTTCGGAGCGTCGCTGAAGTCCTGCCGACATCTGCTTGAGAATGCCAAGAGGGACCATGTGGAGGTGGTAGGTGTGAG ttTTCACATTGGCAGCGGCTGTACTGACCCTCAGGCCTATGCTCAGTCCATTGCGGACGCCCGGCTTGTGTTCGAAATGGGCGCTGAGCTGGGCCACAGGATGCACATCCTGGACCTCGGTGGCGGCTTCCCTGGAGTGGAGGGCGCCAAAGTGAGATTCGAAGAG ATTGCTTCTGTGATCAACTCAGCCTTGGACCTGTACTTCCCGGAGGGCTGCGGTGTGGACATCCTTGCCAAGCTGGGGCGCTACTACGTGACCTCGGCCTTCACCTTGGCAGTCAGCATCATCGCCAAGAAGGAGGTTCTTCTGGATCAGCCAGGCAGGGAGG agGAAACCGGTTCCGCCCCCAAGACCATCATGTACCATCTCAGTGAGGGCGTGTATGGAATCTTcaactcagtcctgtttgacaacacctgccctgcccccatcctGCAGAAG AAACCATCCACGGACCAGCCCCTGTACTGCAGCAGCCTGTGGGGCCCGGCGGCCAATGGATGTGACTGCATAGCTGAGGGCCTGTGGCTGCCGCAACTACACGTAGGGGACTGGCTGGTCTTTGAGAACATGGGCGCCTACACCGTGGGCATGGGTTCCCTCCTTAGGGGTGCCCAGACCTGCCGCATCACCTATGCCATGTCCCGGGTGGCCTG GGAAGCCCTGCAAGGGCAGCTGCTGCCTGCAGAACAGGACGAGGACGCCGAGGGCATGTGCAAGCCTCTGTCCTGTGGCTGGGAGATCACGGACACCTTGTGCATGGGCCCCGTCTTCACCCCGGCGAGCATCATGTGA